In Paraburkholderia terrae, the DNA window GTACGCGACGCGCACCAGGTATTCCTTGTCGATTTCCGAATGGCCGCCGATCAACTGCTTCGCGACGCGGCCGTCCTGCGTCAACACCAGCAAGCCCGTCGAGTCGATGTCGAGGCGGCCCGCCGGCGCAAGCTGGCGCAGATGCGCGACCGAGAAGCGCGTGTCCGTCTGGTCGCCGTCCCAGTGGTTCTCGGGTTTGACGAGCGTCACGGCCGGCTCGTAACCGTCTTCCGCCTGACCCGATACCAGGCCAACCGGCTTGTGGATGAGGATCGTGACCAGCTTCATCTGCATGGCTTGCGCGGCGGGATCGATCTGGATATCGGCGTCGGGGCGCACCTTCGTGCCGAGCGTATCGATGACAGTGCCGTCGACGGTTACCCAGCCTTTCTCGATCCATTCGTCCGCTTCGCGGCGCGAGCACAGGCCGAGTTCGGACATCAGCTTCGACAGGCGCAGGTTGCCGGGGGCGTCGTTGAATTCGCCCTCGTCGCGATGGCGCGGGGCGGGCTCCGGGCGAGCCTTGCGCGCCGGTTTCGGGGCCGCGCGGTCGAATTGGGCCGGGCGGTCGAAGCTGTCGTCGAGCGAGCGTGGGTCGCGTTTTGCCTTCGGTACGCGCGGTGCTGCGCTGGCTGACGCATCGCCGTCCGTGCGGTTTGCGTACGCGCTCTTCACTGGCTTCGCGTAGGTGCGTTCGCCGCGGGCTTGCGCGTCGTCGCTGCGAGTACGGCGCGGCGCACCTTCGCTGCTTGGGCGTCGTTCGGCGGATGCATCGCGCTCGCCGGAGAAGCGCGGGCGGGGCGATTCGCTGCGGTCGCGCGGTGCGCTACGGCGCTCGTCGCCCTCCCGCGGTGCGCGGGGAGCGCGGCGTGCGTCGTCGTCACGGCCAAAGCGCGGTGCGCTACGGCGTTCGTCGCCCTCGCGCGGGGCGCGGGGAGCCCGGCGCGCATCGTCGTCACGGCCGACACGCGGCGCACTACGGCGTTCGTCGCCGTCACGCGGAGCGCGGGGGGCGCGGCGTGCGTCGTCGTCGCGGGCGAAACGCGGTGCGCTGCGGCGTTCATCGCCGTCACGCGGGGCGCGGGGTGCTCGACGCGCGTCGTCGTCACGGCCGACGCGCGGCGCACTACGGCGTTCGTCGCCCTCACGCGGGGCGCGGGGCGCACGGCGTGCATCGTCGTCACGGGAGAAGCGCGGCGCACTACGGCGTTCGTCGCCGTCACGCGGGGCGCGGGGCGCACGGCGTGCGTCGTCGTCGCGAGAGAGACGCGGTGCGCTGCGGCGTTCGTCACCCTCACGCGGTGCGCGGGGTGGGCGGCCTGCGTCGCCGTCACGGGAGAAGCGCGGTGCGCTGCGCCGTTCGTCGCCGTCACGGGAGAAGCGCGGTGCGCTGCGCCGTTCGTCGCCATCGCGGGAAAAGCGCGGTGCGCGTTCGCCTGCGCCTGCCGAAGCGGCGCCACGCGAAGGACGATCCGACGGCGCGCGTCGTTCGGTCCGGTCGCCCGCGTCACGACGGAAACCACCGCTTCCTGCCGAGCCTTCCTTACGCGCCGGACGGTCACCCGTCGAACGGCGTTCGAACGTGCCGGAATCGCTACGTTCGCGCGAACCCGCGCCCGCTGCGCGCGCGGGCCGGTCGCCGGAGCGCGGCGATGCGCCGTCACGCGCACCCGCCGACGGTCCGCGTCGTTCGCCCGGGCCGCCCGCAGGCTTGCCGGCAGCGCGCCTCGGTGTTTCGCCGCTCGCTGCCGCGCCTCGGCGCGCAGCACCTGCGCCGGCGGAGCCGGCGCCGCCGCGCGGCCCCGTCGAAGCAGCGCCTTTGGCTGGGGCGGCGGGCCGCGTCGTCTTGCGTGC includes these proteins:
- a CDS encoding pseudouridine synthase yields the protein MRVKLTAKHPRPSSSERTPVRPGSTTARKTTRPAAPAKGAASTGPRGGAGSAGAGAARRGAAASGETPRRAAGKPAGGPGERRGPSAGARDGASPRSGDRPARAAGAGSRERSDSGTFERRSTGDRPARKEGSAGSGGFRRDAGDRTERRAPSDRPSRGAASAGAGERAPRFSRDGDERRSAPRFSRDGDERRSAPRFSRDGDAGRPPRAPREGDERRSAPRLSRDDDARRAPRAPRDGDERRSAPRFSRDDDARRAPRAPREGDERRSAPRVGRDDDARRAPRAPRDGDERRSAPRFARDDDARRAPRAPRDGDERRSAPRVGRDDDARRAPRAPREGDERRSAPRFGRDDDARRAPRAPREGDERRSAPRDRSESPRPRFSGERDASAERRPSSEGAPRRTRSDDAQARGERTYAKPVKSAYANRTDGDASASAAPRVPKAKRDPRSLDDSFDRPAQFDRAAPKPARKARPEPAPRHRDEGEFNDAPGNLRLSKLMSELGLCSRREADEWIEKGWVTVDGTVIDTLGTKVRPDADIQIDPAAQAMQMKLVTILIHKPVGLVSGQAEDGYEPAVTLVKPENHWDGDQTDTRFSVAHLRQLAPAGRLDIDSTGLLVLTQDGRVAKQLIGGHSEIDKEYLVRVAYGDVETDVEQHFPLESLEQLRHGLELDGVPLKPAVVDWQNGEQLRFVLREGKKRQIRRMCELVGLEVVGLKRVRMGRVMLGALPPGQWRYLGPDESF